A region of Solanum dulcamara chromosome 7, daSolDulc1.2, whole genome shotgun sequence DNA encodes the following proteins:
- the LOC129894001 gene encoding binding partner of ACD11 1: MSARTVKVSNVSLGASEQDIKEFFSFSGDIEYVEMMSENERSQIAYVTFKDAQGADTAVLLSGATIIDQSVTIVPEPDYELPPTAPVPIKATESANAAGGGSAIQKAEDVVSSMLAKGFILGKDAVNKAKTFDEKHQFTSTASAKVASLDQKIGLSEKINLGATIVNDKVKEMDQKFQVTEKTKSALAAAEQTVSTAGSAIMKNRYILTGASWVTGAFNKVTKAAGEVGQKTKEKMAEEEQAKNSAEGYVPIHALSESPKASKTEEPTKPSSPKGLIL; the protein is encoded by the exons ATGTCG GCTAGAACAGTGAAAGTAAGCAATGTCTCTCTGGGTGCGTCGGAGCAAGATATCAAGGAGTTCTTTTCATTCTCCGGGGATATTGAATATGTTGAGATGATGAG TGAGAATGAGCGATCTCAAATTGCATATGTCACATTCAAGGATGCCCAGGGTGCAGATACTGCAGTTCTTCTTTCT GGTGCAACAATTATTGATCAAAGTGTCACAATAGTCCCCGAACCTGACTACGAGCTGCCTCCTACAGCTCCAGTGCCAATCAAG GCAACTGAGAGCGCTAATGCAGCTGGTGGTGGATCTGCTATTCAAAAGGCAGAAGATGTTGTAAGCAGCATGTTGGCAAAGGGCTTCATCTTGGGCAAGGATGCAGTTAACAAAGCCAAGACATTTGATGAGAAACACCAGTTCACATCCACTGCCTCAGCAAAAGTTGCTTCCTTAGACCAAAAAATTGGTCTTAGTGAGAAAATTAATTTGGGAGCAACAATTGTGAATGACAAAGTGAAGGAAATGGACCAGAAGTTCCAAGTTACTGAAAAGACAAAATCCGCTCTTGCAGCTGCTGAGCAGACGGTTAGCACTGCTGGATCTGCCATCATGAAGAACAGATATATTTTGACAGGGGCATCTTGGGTTACTGGTGCTTTCAATAAGGTCACCAAGGCTGCAGGGGAAGTGGGCCAGAAGACCAAGGAAAAGATGGCAGAAGAAGAACAGGCAAAAAATTCAGCTGAAGGTTATGTGCCTATACATGCTTTGTCAGAGTCCCCAAAAGCCTCCAAGACCGAGGAACCTACCAAGCCATCTTCACCTAAGGGTTTAATCCTCTAG
- the LOC129894002 gene encoding probable calcium-binding protein CML18 isoform X1, whose protein sequence is MSGDAEPKLDDDQIAELREIFRSFDRNNDGSLTQLELGSLLRSLGLKPSNDQLEDLIQKADRNSNGLIEFSEFVALVAPELIPAKCPYSEEQLKKIFQMFDRDGNGVITAAELAHSMAKLGHALTQEELTGMIKEADRDGDGCISFEEFAQAKEKQTWARTRTNFNQRSYLAEIDGNVPKGVHSSTWFFQFCQSLCFVFVYCFFLLVGKSL, encoded by the exons ATGAGCGGAGATGCAGAGCCGAAGCTTGACGATGATCAAATTGCGGAGCTTCGTGAGATTTTCCGGTCATTTGATCGGAACAATGACGGAAGCTTAACGCAGCTTGAACTTGGATCGTTGCTTCGATCATTGGGATTAAAGCCGAGTAATGATCAATTGGAGGATTTAATCCAGAAGGCAGATAGGAACAGCAAtggattgattgagttttcggAATTTGTGGCTTTGGTGGCGCCGGAGCTTATACCGGCGAAGTGTCCGTACTCCGAGGAACAGCTGAAGAAGATTTTTCAGATGTTTGATAGGGATGGTAATGGTGTGATCACGGCGGCGGAGTTGGCGCATTCGATGGCTAAATTAGGGCATGCACTTACACAAGAGGAGTTAACAGGGATGATCAAGGAAGCTGATAGGGATGGTGATGGTTGCATCAGCTTTGAGGAGTTTGCTCAG GCGAAAGAAAAACAGACTTGGGCTCGAACAAGGACAAATTTCAATCAACGAAGCTATCTGGCGGAAATAGATGGGAATGTTCCAAAAGGAGTTCATAGTTCAACTTGGTTTTTCCAGTTTTGCCAATctctttgttttgtttttgtgtATTGTTTTTTCCTATTGGTAGGTAAGTCTTTGTAG
- the LOC129894002 gene encoding probable calcium-binding protein CML18 isoform X2 yields MSGDAEPKLDDDQIAELREIFRSFDRNNDGSLTQLELGSLLRSLGLKPSNDQLEDLIQKADRNSNGLIEFSEFVALVAPELIPAKCPYSEEQLKKIFQMFDRDGNGVITAAELAHSMAKLGHALTQEELTGMIKEADRDGDGCISFEEFAQAMTSAAFDNSWT; encoded by the coding sequence ATGAGCGGAGATGCAGAGCCGAAGCTTGACGATGATCAAATTGCGGAGCTTCGTGAGATTTTCCGGTCATTTGATCGGAACAATGACGGAAGCTTAACGCAGCTTGAACTTGGATCGTTGCTTCGATCATTGGGATTAAAGCCGAGTAATGATCAATTGGAGGATTTAATCCAGAAGGCAGATAGGAACAGCAAtggattgattgagttttcggAATTTGTGGCTTTGGTGGCGCCGGAGCTTATACCGGCGAAGTGTCCGTACTCCGAGGAACAGCTGAAGAAGATTTTTCAGATGTTTGATAGGGATGGTAATGGTGTGATCACGGCGGCGGAGTTGGCGCATTCGATGGCTAAATTAGGGCATGCACTTACACAAGAGGAGTTAACAGGGATGATCAAGGAAGCTGATAGGGATGGTGATGGTTGCATCAGCTTTGAGGAGTTTGCTCAGGCAATGACTTCCGCTGCTTTCGATAATTCGTGGACATGA
- the LOC129894534 gene encoding uncharacterized protein LOC129894534, with protein MEDLNGDYFSLLVDESCDVSRKEQMTIVLRYVDRLGVVVERFIRIVYVRNTSALCLKKSIVNYLAQHSLSLSHICGKCYDGASNMQGHLNGLKILIQQENRSAHAIHCFAHQLQLTLVGVSKKCLEVGELVLLVSNVLNVVGGSFKRMDELRESQAEKVQEALDMSEVEIGKDLNQELGIARVAEKAKATEYLKVCQTFEIAFILHLMRDILAFTNKLNESLQKKEQDIANVILLVKVVKRQLQNLRDEGWDSLIESVYILC; from the exons ATGGAGGATCTAAATGGTGATTATTTCTCATTGCTAGTCGATGAATCTTGTGATGTGTCACGTAAGGAGCAAATGACAATTGTTCTGCGATATGTTGATAGATTGGGTGTTGTAGTTGAAAGGTTTATTAGGATTGTTTATGTTCGTAATACTAGTGCTTTatgtttaaaaaaatcaattgttaACTATCTTGCTCAACATTCTTTGAGTTTATCTCATATATGTGGAAAATGTTATGATGGAGCAAGTAATATGCAAGGACATCTAAATGGCCTTAAAATTTTGATTCAACAAGAAAATAGATCAGCTCATGCAATTCATTGTTTTGCTCATCAGCTTCAGTTGACGCTTGTCGGGGTATCTAAAAAATGTCTTGAAGTTGGAGAACTTGTATTGTTGGTTTCTAATGTCTTAAATGTAGTGGGAGGTTCCTTTAAACGAATGGATGAACTTCGAGAATCTCAAGCAGAAAAAGTTCAAGAGGCATTAGATATGAGTGAGGTTGAAATTGGTAAAGACTTGAATCAAGAACTTGGTATTGCTAGAGTTGCTG AAAAAGCTAAGGCAACAGAATATCTTAAGGTTTGTCAAACATTTGAGATTGCTTTTATATTGCACTTAATGAGAGATATTTTGGCGTTCACAAATAAGCTTAATGAGTCCTTACAGAAGAAAGAACAAGATATTGCAAATGTCATTCTACTTGTTAAAGTGGTGAAGAGACAATTGCAAAATCTAAGGGATGAAGGATGGGATTCACTTATCGAGAGTGTCTacattttatgttaa
- the LOC129895333 gene encoding lysine-specific demethylase JMJ13-like isoform X1, producing MQRTLDMAKAGDCLSREKRVQEKYKRRKDGLNDVKKVAKARSARRVKKPCLHGKVSQKRKASGQISMNEFDWTDTIKECPVYRPSKEEFEDPLVYVQKIAPEASKYGICKIVSPLGSSSPAGVVLMKEQKRFKFTTKLQPLRLAEWNNNDKITFFLRGRNYTIRDFEIMANKATARRYCISGCLPPAYVEKEFWNEMTLAKTGMVEYGINIDGSAFSSTFTDPLGSSKWNFKILPRLQRSALRLLDAEIPGVTDPMLYIGMLFSMFAWHVEDHYLYSINYHHCGAAKTWYGVPGHEALRFENFIQHRVYNEEILSENGVNGVFNILQERTTMVSPKILLQYGVPVYKAVQMPGEFVITFPRAYHSGFSHGFNCGEAVNFAIGEWFPFGAAASERYALLGKVPIIPYEELLCAEAMLLSKSLVQRPYCTADSIDVRCVMTSFSCLLRSYHCARWCLQKLKTSLRMCSKLRGSFTCILCKRLCYVAYLECKCYAGPICLFHDFETFNCLCGSSCSLFVTEDISKMEAVAQMFEAEEGMHCEVEKKMKSLPFLWMQTLFPHIQRKYHPYCEIMSSSTQNVDAGIKMSTIRRSSAQGKQMRDKKKKENQWSLTRKERIPRARCACQLQENDIMKRKSQRHR from the exons ATGCAAAGAACGCTCGATATG GCTAAAGCAGGGGATTGTTTATCTCGTGAAAAAAGAGTGCAAGAAAAATATAAGCGTAGAAAAGATGGTTTGAATGATGTTAAGAAAGTAGCAAAAGCAAGATCTGCGAGAAGAGTGAAGAAACCGTGTCTTCATGGAAAAgtttctcaaaaaagaaaagccTCCGGTCAGATTAGTATGAATGAATTTGATTGGACCGATACGATTAAAGAATGCCCAGTATATCGTCCATCTAAGGAAGAGTTTGAGGATCCCTTGGTTTATGTGCAGAAAATTGCTcctgaagcatcaaaatatg GCATTTGTAAGATTGTCTCTCCCTTAGGATCTTCTTCTCCAGCTGGAGTAGTGTTGATGAAAGAGCAAAAACGTTTTAAGTTTACCACTAAGCTTCAACCTCTGCGACTTGCTGAATGGAATAACAACGATAAGATCACCTTCTTCTTGAGAGGAAG AAATTATACTATTCGTGATTTTGAGATAATGGCAAACAAGGCAACTGCTCGAAGATACTGTATATCTGGATGCCTTCCTCCAGCATATGTGGAAAAGGAATTCTGGAATGAAATGACACTTGCAAAGACAGGAATGGTTGAGTATGGAATTAATATAGATGGAAGTGCCTTCTCAAGCACTTTCACTGATCCTCTTGGAAGTAGCAAATGGAATTTCAAG ATACTTCCTCGGCTGCAAAGATCCGCATTACGCTTGCTTGATGCTGAAATCCCG GGAGTAACAGACCCCATGCTGTACATTGGGATGCTATTTAGTATGTTCGCTTGGCATGTAGAGGATCATTATCTCTATAG CATTAACTATCATCACTGTGGGGCGGCCAAAACTTGGTATGGGGTTCCTGGTCATGAAGCTCTTCGGTTTGAGAATTTTATTCAGCATCGTGTTTATAATGAGGAAATCCTATCAGAAAATGGGGTCAATGGAGTATTTAATATTCTTCAAGAAAGAACAACAATGGTTTCTCCAAAGATTCTGTTGCAATATGGTGTCCCGGTTTACAAGGCTGTGCAAATGCCAGGAGAGTTTGTTATTACCTTCCCTAGAGCATACCATTCAGGATTTAGTCATG GCTTTAACTGTGGTGAGGCCGTGAATTTTGCAATTGGTGAATGGTTCCCATTTGGGGCTGCAGCTAGTGAACGTTATGCTCTTCTCGGCAAGGTGCCAATTATTCCTTATGAAGAGCTCCTCTGTGCAGAAGCAATGCTTCTCTCAAAGTCTTTAGTTCAGAGACCTTATTGCACAGCAGATTCAATCGATGTCCGTTGTGTAATGACTTCATTTTCATGCCTATTGAGATCATACCACTGTGCCCGCTGGTGCTTGCAGAAGTTGAAAACTTCTCTTAGAATGTGCTCAAAACTTCGAGGGTCATTTACCTGCATCCTCTGCAAACGACTCTGTTATGTGGCATACCTTGAGTGCAAATGTTACGCTGGTCCCATATGCCTTTTTCATG ATTTTGAAACTTTTAACTGTCTGTGTGGAAGTAGCTGCAGCCTCTTTGTTACTGAGGACATTTCAAAAATGGAAGCTGTTGCACAGATGTTTGAGGCTGAGGAAGGGATGCATTGTGAGGTTGAGAAGAAAATGAAGTCTCTGCCTTTCTTGTGGATGCAAACCTTATTTCCGCACATACAAAGAAAATATCATCCGTATTGTGAG ATAATGTCAAGTagtactcaaaatgttgacgcTGGTATAAAGATGTCCACGATTAGAAGATCATCTGCTCAAGGCAAGCAAATGAGggataagaagaaaaaag AGAATCAATGGAGCTTGACGAGGAAGGAACGTATCCCAAGAGCGCGCTGTGCTTGTCAACTGCAAGAAAACGACATCATGAAAAGAAAGTCTCAAAGACATAGGTGA
- the LOC129895333 gene encoding lysine-specific demethylase JMJ13-like isoform X2 produces MQRTLDMAKAGDCLSREKRVQEKYKRRKDGLNDVKKVAKARSARRVKKPCLHGKVSQKRKASGQISMNEFDWTDTIKECPVYRPSKEEFEDPLVYVQKIAPEASKYGICKIVSPLGSSSPAGVVLMKEQKRFKFTTKLQPLRLAEWNNNDKITFFLRGRNYTIRDFEIMANKATARRYCISGCLPPAYVEKEFWNEMTLAKTGMVEYGINIDGSAFSSTFTDPLGSSKWNFKILPRLQRSALRLLDAEIPGVTDPMLYIGMLFSMFAWHVEDHYLYSINYHHCGAAKTWYGVPGHEALRFENFIQHRVYNEEILSENGVNGVFNILQERTTMVSPKILLQYGVPVYKAVQMPGEFVITFPRAYHSGFSHGFNCGEAVNFAIGEWFPFGAAASERYALLGKVPIIPYEELLCAEAMLLSKSLVQRPYCTADSIDVRCVMTSFSCLLRSYHCARWCLQKLKTSLRMCSKLRGSFTCILCKRLCYVAYLECKCYAGPICLFHDFETFNCLCGSSCSLFVTEDISKMEAVAQMFEAEEGMHCEVEKKMKSLPFLWMQTLFPHIQRKYHPYCEIMSSSTQNVDAGIKMSTIRRSSAQGKQMRDKKKKDSIN; encoded by the exons ATGCAAAGAACGCTCGATATG GCTAAAGCAGGGGATTGTTTATCTCGTGAAAAAAGAGTGCAAGAAAAATATAAGCGTAGAAAAGATGGTTTGAATGATGTTAAGAAAGTAGCAAAAGCAAGATCTGCGAGAAGAGTGAAGAAACCGTGTCTTCATGGAAAAgtttctcaaaaaagaaaagccTCCGGTCAGATTAGTATGAATGAATTTGATTGGACCGATACGATTAAAGAATGCCCAGTATATCGTCCATCTAAGGAAGAGTTTGAGGATCCCTTGGTTTATGTGCAGAAAATTGCTcctgaagcatcaaaatatg GCATTTGTAAGATTGTCTCTCCCTTAGGATCTTCTTCTCCAGCTGGAGTAGTGTTGATGAAAGAGCAAAAACGTTTTAAGTTTACCACTAAGCTTCAACCTCTGCGACTTGCTGAATGGAATAACAACGATAAGATCACCTTCTTCTTGAGAGGAAG AAATTATACTATTCGTGATTTTGAGATAATGGCAAACAAGGCAACTGCTCGAAGATACTGTATATCTGGATGCCTTCCTCCAGCATATGTGGAAAAGGAATTCTGGAATGAAATGACACTTGCAAAGACAGGAATGGTTGAGTATGGAATTAATATAGATGGAAGTGCCTTCTCAAGCACTTTCACTGATCCTCTTGGAAGTAGCAAATGGAATTTCAAG ATACTTCCTCGGCTGCAAAGATCCGCATTACGCTTGCTTGATGCTGAAATCCCG GGAGTAACAGACCCCATGCTGTACATTGGGATGCTATTTAGTATGTTCGCTTGGCATGTAGAGGATCATTATCTCTATAG CATTAACTATCATCACTGTGGGGCGGCCAAAACTTGGTATGGGGTTCCTGGTCATGAAGCTCTTCGGTTTGAGAATTTTATTCAGCATCGTGTTTATAATGAGGAAATCCTATCAGAAAATGGGGTCAATGGAGTATTTAATATTCTTCAAGAAAGAACAACAATGGTTTCTCCAAAGATTCTGTTGCAATATGGTGTCCCGGTTTACAAGGCTGTGCAAATGCCAGGAGAGTTTGTTATTACCTTCCCTAGAGCATACCATTCAGGATTTAGTCATG GCTTTAACTGTGGTGAGGCCGTGAATTTTGCAATTGGTGAATGGTTCCCATTTGGGGCTGCAGCTAGTGAACGTTATGCTCTTCTCGGCAAGGTGCCAATTATTCCTTATGAAGAGCTCCTCTGTGCAGAAGCAATGCTTCTCTCAAAGTCTTTAGTTCAGAGACCTTATTGCACAGCAGATTCAATCGATGTCCGTTGTGTAATGACTTCATTTTCATGCCTATTGAGATCATACCACTGTGCCCGCTGGTGCTTGCAGAAGTTGAAAACTTCTCTTAGAATGTGCTCAAAACTTCGAGGGTCATTTACCTGCATCCTCTGCAAACGACTCTGTTATGTGGCATACCTTGAGTGCAAATGTTACGCTGGTCCCATATGCCTTTTTCATG ATTTTGAAACTTTTAACTGTCTGTGTGGAAGTAGCTGCAGCCTCTTTGTTACTGAGGACATTTCAAAAATGGAAGCTGTTGCACAGATGTTTGAGGCTGAGGAAGGGATGCATTGTGAGGTTGAGAAGAAAATGAAGTCTCTGCCTTTCTTGTGGATGCAAACCTTATTTCCGCACATACAAAGAAAATATCATCCGTATTGTGAG ATAATGTCAAGTagtactcaaaatgttgacgcTGGTATAAAGATGTCCACGATTAGAAGATCATCTGCTCAAGGCAAGCAAATGAGggataagaagaaaaaag ATTCAATAAACTGA